One region of Epilithonimonas zeae genomic DNA includes:
- a CDS encoding carboxypeptidase regulatory-like domain-containing protein, protein MKKTLIVAILLAGFFTASAQVTTSSVSGVVTQSAGKKTAGASIKAVHQPSGTVYSGVSNSSGYFNLPNLRVGGPYTIEITYANLKPVIYEDVYLQLGEPFAADAMLTQENETSIEAVKIVAVGRNSKKNGATTVVGRKQLESMPTLSRSLQDFTRLTPQANGNSFGGANNRYNNITIDGAVNNDVFGLSGSGTPGGQAGTQPISLDAIQELQVALAPFDVTQGNFTGAGVNAVTRSGNNKFEGSLYFFGRNEKTIGKSVITGEKSSKFSETQYGFRVGGPLIKDKLFFFFNAESGRRTSPLAFNAGETGTAMTNDIAQQIADYTLSKYGYDVGGYGPQDIQTQNNKFFGKIDWNINDKHQLAIRYNYIDAFDDNLSRSANFFRFGNNAYKFTNKQSGLVAELRSNFNSSFSNNLILGYSSIKDSRDTAGSPFPQITILNIGNVSGASAEFGSQRSSFANELDQTIFEVTDNFKWNVGKNTFTLGTHNEFFTFRNLFINNLNGRWDFNSVADYLNNNPARVRATYSLIPGESRPEAKFSAAQLGFYAQGESEVFKNFRLTYGIRLDVPIIGDKPLRNPKIEAAFPGYRTDNTPSGQLLWAPRAGFNYNVNGDRSLVLRGGVGVFTGRVPFVWLSNQFTNSGMLFGTVDARTTAINGGNGFDPNIDNQQNMGSGSTRAEVNLVSDDFKIPQVLRFNLAGDFKLPGGINATLEGMLSKTMNNIVYSDINISGSNGIINPALSGGADIRPNYAGQRVNATDFTNVILLSNSSRGYTYSLTTQLQKSFGFGLDLMAAYTHGQSASINDGNSSTALSNWEFTQVVTNPNNPALANSNFDIRHRTIGSVGYKIEYGRNKAFSTGFSLFYAGTSGSPFTYLYNGDVNGDGALSNDLIYVPRNASEIKLVALTGSNPATVAQQWAALDAFIEQDPYLKTRRGQYAERNGARTPWEHRFDLRITQDLGVTIKDRVHRFQLTFDIFNVGNLLNKEWGKSYFVNNQAYQLITYTTSGGGGYTFRAPSENKAYNISDLASRWQGQVGIRYIF, encoded by the coding sequence ATGAAAAAGACTTTAATCGTTGCAATTTTACTTGCCGGTTTTTTCACAGCGTCTGCACAGGTAACAACAAGTAGCGTAAGTGGAGTTGTTACTCAATCTGCTGGTAAAAAAACTGCCGGAGCTAGTATCAAAGCAGTTCACCAACCTTCTGGTACTGTATATTCTGGAGTTTCTAATAGCTCTGGTTATTTCAATTTACCGAATCTTCGTGTTGGAGGTCCTTACACAATTGAAATTACCTATGCTAATTTGAAACCTGTTATATACGAAGATGTATATTTACAATTAGGAGAGCCTTTTGCTGCCGACGCAATGTTGACACAAGAAAATGAAACCTCAATTGAAGCAGTGAAAATTGTTGCTGTAGGAAGAAATTCTAAAAAAAATGGAGCAACAACAGTTGTTGGAAGAAAGCAATTAGAGAGTATGCCTACTCTTAGTAGATCTTTACAAGACTTTACAAGACTTACGCCTCAAGCCAACGGAAACTCTTTTGGAGGAGCAAATAACAGATATAATAACATTACAATTGATGGTGCTGTAAACAACGATGTATTCGGACTGTCCGGTTCTGGAACACCCGGTGGACAAGCTGGTACACAGCCAATTTCCCTTGACGCAATTCAAGAACTTCAGGTAGCACTTGCTCCTTTTGATGTAACACAAGGAAACTTTACCGGAGCAGGAGTAAATGCTGTTACAAGATCTGGAAATAATAAATTTGAAGGTTCATTATATTTCTTTGGAAGAAACGAAAAGACAATTGGTAAAAGTGTAATCACTGGTGAAAAGTCTTCAAAATTCAGTGAAACTCAATACGGTTTCAGAGTTGGAGGCCCATTGATTAAAGATAAATTATTCTTCTTCTTCAACGCAGAATCTGGAAGAAGAACTTCTCCTTTAGCCTTCAATGCTGGCGAAACTGGAACTGCTATGACCAATGATATTGCTCAGCAAATTGCAGATTACACACTTTCAAAATACGGATATGATGTTGGTGGCTACGGTCCTCAAGATATCCAAACTCAAAACAACAAATTTTTTGGTAAAATTGATTGGAACATCAATGACAAGCACCAGCTAGCTATCCGCTATAACTATATTGATGCTTTTGATGACAATTTATCAAGAAGTGCCAATTTCTTTAGATTTGGAAATAACGCTTATAAATTCACGAACAAGCAAAGTGGTTTGGTTGCTGAATTAAGAAGTAACTTCAACAGTAGTTTTTCCAATAACTTAATCTTAGGATATTCATCTATAAAAGATAGTCGTGATACCGCAGGAAGCCCTTTCCCTCAAATCACTATCTTGAATATTGGAAACGTTTCTGGAGCATCTGCAGAATTTGGATCTCAAAGAAGTTCATTTGCTAATGAATTAGACCAAACTATTTTTGAAGTTACTGACAACTTTAAATGGAATGTTGGAAAAAATACTTTCACTTTAGGAACTCACAACGAATTCTTCACTTTTAGAAACTTGTTTATCAATAACCTAAATGGTAGATGGGACTTCAATAGTGTAGCAGATTACTTAAACAATAATCCTGCGAGAGTTAGAGCAACTTATTCTTTAATCCCAGGAGAATCAAGACCAGAAGCTAAGTTCAGCGCTGCCCAGTTAGGATTTTATGCACAAGGAGAATCTGAGGTTTTCAAAAACTTTAGATTAACTTATGGTATTAGATTAGATGTTCCAATCATTGGAGATAAGCCTTTGAGAAATCCAAAGATTGAAGCCGCTTTCCCTGGATACAGAACAGACAATACACCAAGTGGTCAATTGTTATGGGCTCCAAGAGCTGGATTTAATTATAACGTAAACGGAGATAGATCTCTTGTTTTACGTGGAGGTGTTGGGGTGTTCACTGGAAGAGTACCGTTTGTTTGGTTATCTAATCAGTTTACAAACAGCGGAATGTTGTTTGGTACTGTTGATGCAAGAACAACTGCAATCAACGGAGGTAACGGATTTGACCCTAATATTGATAACCAACAGAATATGGGATCTGGATCTACAAGAGCAGAAGTTAACCTTGTAAGTGATGATTTCAAAATCCCTCAAGTATTGAGATTCAACTTAGCGGGAGATTTCAAATTACCTGGAGGAATCAACGCTACTTTGGAAGGTATGCTTTCTAAAACAATGAATAACATTGTATATTCTGACATCAATATATCTGGTAGCAATGGAATTATCAATCCTGCTTTATCAGGAGGTGCAGATATTAGACCTAACTATGCTGGACAAAGAGTGAATGCTACAGACTTCACCAATGTAATTTTATTAAGCAACTCAAGCAGAGGTTATACTTATAGTTTAACAACTCAATTACAAAAATCATTTGGTTTTGGTTTGGACTTGATGGCTGCTTACACTCACGGTCAATCTGCATCAATCAATGATGGTAACAGTAGTACAGCTTTATCAAACTGGGAGTTTACACAAGTTGTAACAAACCCAAATAACCCTGCCCTTGCAAATTCTAATTTTGATATCAGACACAGAACTATTGGAAGTGTTGGTTATAAAATAGAATATGGTAGAAACAAAGCATTCTCAACTGGATTCAGCTTATTCTATGCAGGAACATCTGGATCTCCTTTTACTTATTTGTATAACGGCGATGTGAATGGTGATGGGGCGCTTTCCAATGACCTAATCTATGTACCTAGAAATGCTAGTGAGATTAAATTAGTTGCCTTAACAGGATCTAACCCTGCTACAGTTGCACAACAATGGGCTGCATTGGATGCCTTCATCGAGCAAGATCCTTACTTAAAAACTAGAAGAGGTCAATATGCTGAAAGAAATGGTGCAAGAACGCCTTGGGAACATAGATTTGATTTGAGAATCACTCAGGACTTAGGAGTAACAATAAAAGATAGAGTTCACAGATTCCAATTGACATTTGATATTTTCAACGTAGGGAATCTTCTTAACAAAGAATGGGGCAAAAGCTATTTCGTAAATAATCAAGCTTATCAGTTAATTACTTATACTACTTCTGGTGGCGGAGGATATACTTTCAGAGCTCCAAGTGAAAACAAAGCTTATAATATTTCTGATCTTGCTTCTAGATGGCAGGGACAGGTTGGAATCCGGTACATTTTCTAA
- the nadC gene encoding carboxylating nicotinate-nucleotide diphosphorylase encodes MKRPSYANDKVLKEFIKLALEEDIQNGDHSTLSTIPKDLEQKAQLLVKENCILAGVELAEIIFKTFDKNLIVEIFIKDGESAKKGDVAFIVSGKARSILSTERLVLNCMQRMSGIATMTHDWDSRLVGTKTKLLDTRKTTPNFRVCEKWAVAIGGGTNHRYGLYDMIMLKDNHIDYNGSITNAVKMAKDYVKKNKLKLKIEVETRNLEEVEEAVKSGADRIMFDNMDVETMTKAVKIVNKKSETEASGGITREVLNSVAKTGVDFISAGAITHSSSNIDLSLKALQN; translated from the coding sequence ATGAAAAGACCATCTTACGCTAACGATAAAGTTTTAAAGGAATTTATAAAATTGGCTTTAGAAGAAGATATCCAAAATGGCGACCATTCAACATTGTCAACAATTCCCAAAGATTTGGAACAGAAAGCTCAGCTTTTGGTTAAAGAAAACTGCATTTTGGCTGGTGTGGAACTAGCAGAAATTATTTTCAAAACTTTTGATAAAAATCTCATTGTTGAAATCTTTATCAAAGATGGAGAATCCGCTAAGAAAGGTGATGTTGCATTTATCGTTTCTGGAAAAGCCAGATCTATTCTTTCAACAGAACGTTTGGTTCTGAACTGTATGCAAAGAATGAGCGGGATTGCAACAATGACTCACGATTGGGATTCCCGACTGGTTGGAACTAAAACAAAACTTCTTGACACCAGAAAAACAACTCCTAATTTCAGAGTTTGTGAAAAATGGGCAGTGGCAATCGGCGGCGGAACCAATCACAGATATGGACTTTATGACATGATAATGCTGAAAGACAATCATATTGATTATAATGGAAGCATTACTAATGCTGTGAAAATGGCAAAAGATTACGTCAAAAAAAATAAACTAAAACTTAAAATTGAAGTTGAAACCCGTAACCTTGAAGAAGTTGAAGAAGCCGTAAAATCAGGTGCAGACAGAATTATGTTTGACAATATGGATGTCGAGACAATGACTAAAGCTGTAAAGATTGTTAATAAAAAATCAGAAACCGAAGCTTCTGGTGGAATTACACGTGAGGTGTTAAATTCGGTAGCAAAAACTGGTGTTGATTTTATCTCAGCGGGTGCAATTACGCACTCTTCAAGCAATATAGACCTGAGTCTCAAGGCTTTACAAAATTAA
- the nadB gene encoding L-aspartate oxidase gives MIKTDVLVIGSGISGLSYAIKISEQLPETKITIVTKSNEDESNTKYAQGGLAVVTDFSKDNFQKHIDDTLRAGDYINDPEIVKIVVEEAPLRFNEIVEWGAKFDQEKGQYSLGREGGHTENRIVHHKDITGFEIERALLETVRNSPNIEILPHHYVIDLITQHHVPGKELDKGNINAYGAYILDEQNKKIKKITSKITLVATGGAGHVYKNTTNPIIATGDGIAFVHRAQGKVSNMQYYQFHPTAMYSKRDGMLFLISEAVRGDGAKLRTKSGKPFMQKYDEREELASRDIVARAIDNELKISGDDFVGLDCREMDREKFLHHFPNIYQKCMEEGIDPFKELIPVVPACHYLMGGIETDKNGQSSIKNLFAVGECTNSGLHGANRLASNSLLEGLVFGHNAAMKTVELLKENDFNFDDLKAVPEWNEEGMKMMDEMVLVTYLRKQLQEMMSDLVAIVRSNARLELAKKKQREIYEAVTELYNYSILSPQLSELRNLVNVSYLIIKQSLEMKENKGAFYNKDLATKPLLITEQ, from the coding sequence ATGATAAAAACAGACGTTCTTGTAATCGGTTCCGGAATTTCGGGCTTATCTTATGCCATCAAAATTTCCGAACAATTACCAGAAACCAAAATAACAATCGTTACAAAATCCAACGAGGACGAAAGTAATACCAAATATGCACAAGGCGGATTGGCAGTTGTAACAGATTTTTCTAAAGATAATTTTCAAAAACACATAGACGATACTTTGCGTGCCGGAGATTACATCAATGACCCTGAGATTGTAAAAATTGTTGTTGAGGAAGCACCTCTTAGATTCAATGAAATCGTTGAATGGGGTGCAAAATTTGACCAGGAAAAAGGTCAATATTCTCTAGGAAGAGAAGGTGGACATACGGAAAACAGAATTGTACACCACAAAGATATTACAGGTTTCGAAATCGAAAGAGCACTTTTGGAAACTGTTAGAAACTCTCCAAATATTGAGATTCTTCCGCACCATTATGTCATCGATTTGATAACTCAGCATCACGTTCCTGGAAAAGAATTGGACAAAGGAAATATCAATGCTTATGGTGCATATATTCTTGATGAACAGAATAAGAAAATCAAAAAAATCACTTCGAAAATTACCTTAGTTGCAACTGGAGGCGCTGGTCACGTTTATAAAAACACGACCAACCCAATTATTGCAACAGGAGACGGAATTGCCTTTGTCCACAGAGCGCAAGGCAAAGTTTCGAATATGCAATATTATCAATTCCATCCAACGGCGATGTATTCCAAACGAGACGGAATGTTGTTCTTGATTTCTGAAGCCGTTCGTGGCGACGGTGCAAAACTTCGTACAAAATCAGGTAAACCTTTTATGCAAAAATATGATGAGCGTGAAGAATTGGCTTCACGTGACATCGTTGCAAGAGCTATTGATAACGAATTGAAAATCAGCGGAGATGATTTTGTAGGTTTAGATTGCCGAGAAATGGATAGAGAAAAATTTTTGCATCATTTCCCAAATATCTATCAAAAATGTATGGAAGAAGGAATTGACCCTTTCAAAGAATTGATCCCCGTAGTTCCGGCTTGCCATTATCTGATGGGTGGAATTGAAACTGATAAAAACGGACAATCTTCTATCAAAAATCTTTTTGCGGTTGGAGAATGCACCAATTCCGGACTTCACGGCGCAAATAGATTAGCTTCAAATTCTTTATTAGAAGGTTTGGTTTTTGGTCATAATGCGGCGATGAAAACGGTTGAATTGCTGAAAGAAAATGATTTCAATTTCGATGATTTGAAAGCAGTTCCAGAGTGGAACGAGGAAGGAATGAAAATGATGGACGAAATGGTTCTCGTAACATATCTCAGGAAACAGCTTCAGGAGATGATGAGTGACCTGGTTGCGATTGTAAGAAGCAATGCAAGATTGGAATTAGCCAAGAAAAAGCAGCGCGAAATCTACGAAGCCGTAACAGAACTTTATAATTATTCCATACTTTCACCACAACTTTCGGAGTTGAGAAATCTTGTGAATGTTTCTTATTTGATTATCAAACAATCTTTGGAAATGAAAGAAAATAAAGGTGCTTTTTATAATAAGGATTTGGCTACGAAACCGCTTTTGATCACTGAACAATGA
- a CDS encoding type II toxin-antitoxin system RelE/ParE family toxin: MFVVLLTKEAWEDLDEVNDFYSNISFELGNKFIHNFDECLLQLENIPFFQIRYDEIRIRQVRKFPILLHYILYESTKTVVVFGIRFAKSNPDNYPKI, translated from the coding sequence ATGTTTGTCGTACTACTTACAAAAGAAGCTTGGGAAGATTTGGATGAAGTCAATGATTTTTATTCAAATATTTCTTTTGAGCTTGGAAACAAATTCATTCACAATTTTGATGAATGTCTTTTACAATTAGAAAACATTCCTTTTTTTCAAATTCGATATGATGAAATTAGAATTAGGCAAGTAAGAAAATTCCCGATTCTCCTGCATTATATTCTTTATGAATCTACAAAAACAGTAGTTGTTTTTGGTATTCGTTTTGCCAAATCCAATCCTGACAATTATCCAAAGATTTAA
- a CDS encoding NAD(P)H-dependent oxidoreductase — protein MNYLEALNWRYSVKKFDGRKISSEKLNNILEAGRLSVSSLGLQPYHLLVVENDETIQKLIPAFYNPSQISTCSHLVALVTKTHINKEYVDNYFSHIINERGVTLEQLSAFRNNINLFLENYTQKELESWSEKQSYIVLGSLIMASAEEEIDTCPMEGFKSEIIENVLKIDKEHEKIAVVLALGYRAEDDIFQNFKKVRKPADKFIKFL, from the coding sequence ATGAATTATTTAGAAGCACTTAACTGGCGATATTCTGTAAAAAAATTTGATGGGAGGAAGATTTCATCAGAGAAGTTAAATAATATCTTGGAAGCTGGAAGATTGTCTGTCAGTTCTTTAGGACTTCAGCCGTATCATCTTTTGGTGGTTGAGAATGATGAAACGATTCAGAAATTGATTCCGGCATTTTATAATCCATCTCAGATATCAACTTGCTCGCATTTGGTTGCTTTGGTTACAAAAACGCATATTAATAAGGAGTATGTTGATAATTATTTCAGTCATATAATTAATGAGCGTGGTGTGACTTTGGAACAATTGTCTGCTTTTAGAAATAATATCAATCTTTTCTTAGAAAATTACACTCAGAAAGAACTGGAAAGCTGGTCCGAAAAACAGAGCTATATTGTTTTGGGTTCATTGATAATGGCTTCTGCCGAAGAAGAAATCGACACTTGCCCAATGGAAGGCTTCAAATCTGAAATCATAGAAAATGTTCTAAAAATTGATAAAGAACACGAAAAAATTGCGGTTGTTCTGGCGCTTGGCTACAGAGCGGAAGATGATATTTTTCAGAATTTCAAAAAAGTGAGAAAACCTGCGGATAAGTTCATCAAATTTCTGTAA
- the mraZ gene encoding division/cell wall cluster transcriptional repressor MraZ — protein MKNFIGTYECKIDDKGRVKLPASLTKQMEHFADEPFVIKRSVFQKCLEVYPMKPWEKLMAKINGLNRFVKKNADFIRMFTAGVKTAELDNVGRLQISKDLTQFANLGKDIVITSAGELFEIWDKDSYEQVISVSESDFASLAEDVMGNLDSEESN, from the coding sequence ATGAAAAACTTCATTGGAACATACGAGTGTAAAATAGATGACAAAGGGCGCGTCAAACTGCCTGCTTCGCTTACGAAGCAGATGGAACATTTTGCAGATGAGCCATTTGTAATCAAGCGTTCGGTGTTTCAGAAGTGTCTTGAGGTTTATCCAATGAAGCCTTGGGAAAAACTGATGGCAAAAATAAACGGTCTGAACCGATTTGTGAAAAAAAATGCAGATTTCATCAGGATGTTTACGGCTGGAGTTAAAACTGCAGAGTTGGATAACGTTGGTCGTTTGCAAATCAGTAAGGATTTAACACAATTTGCAAATCTTGGAAAAGATATCGTGATTACAAGCGCTGGCGAATTGTTCGAGATTTGGGATAAAGATTCTTATGAACAGGTTATCTCGGTCAGTGAGTCTGATTTCGCTAGTCTTGCGGAAGATGTAATGGGAAATCTTGATTCCGAAGAATCAAATTAA
- the rsmH gene encoding 16S rRNA (cytosine(1402)-N(4))-methyltransferase RsmH gives MYHNPVLLKQSVDALVTNPDGIYVDCTFGGGGHSREILSRLSDKGKLFSFDQDLDALKNTIDDPRFTLVNQNFRFLENSMLAYGISQVDGILADLGVSSHQFDEAERGFSTRSNAPLDMRMNVLQGLDAKKIINDYEEEDLANIFYQYGELRESRKLAREIVHHRKTKKINTTEDLKNLFNYIPAFKQNKFFAQVFQAIRIEVNQELEVLKEMLVQSYKILKVEGRLVVISYHSLEDRLVKRFLKNGMFEGEPQRDIYGNYAKAFDLLQTKAIIPDNKEIEENSRARSAKMRIGTKL, from the coding sequence ATGTATCACAATCCTGTCTTATTAAAACAAAGTGTCGACGCTCTGGTAACCAATCCGGACGGGATTTATGTGGACTGCACTTTTGGTGGAGGTGGTCACTCAAGAGAGATTTTGAGCAGGCTTTCCGACAAGGGAAAGTTGTTTTCTTTTGATCAAGATTTGGATGCGTTGAAAAATACGATTGATGACCCGAGATTTACTTTAGTGAATCAGAATTTTAGATTTTTGGAAAACTCGATGCTGGCTTATGGAATTTCTCAAGTTGATGGGATTTTGGCAGACTTGGGCGTTTCTTCTCATCAGTTTGATGAAGCGGAACGTGGATTTTCCACAAGGAGCAATGCGCCGCTTGATATGAGAATGAATGTATTGCAAGGCCTTGATGCGAAGAAAATCATCAACGATTACGAAGAAGAAGACCTCGCTAATATCTTTTACCAATATGGGGAATTGAGAGAATCTCGAAAATTGGCAAGAGAAATAGTTCATCACAGAAAAACCAAGAAAATCAATACGACTGAGGATTTGAAAAATCTCTTCAATTATATTCCTGCATTTAAACAGAATAAATTTTTTGCTCAGGTTTTTCAGGCAATCCGAATTGAAGTAAATCAGGAATTGGAGGTCTTAAAGGAAATGTTGGTTCAATCTTACAAGATTTTAAAAGTTGAAGGAAGATTAGTAGTGATTTCTTACCATTCTTTAGAAGATAGATTGGTAAAACGTTTCCTAAAAAACGGAATGTTTGAAGGTGAACCTCAGCGTGATATCTACGGGAATTATGCCAAAGCATTTGATTTGTTGCAAACCAAAGCGATCATTCCGGACAATAAAGAAATTGAAGAAAACTCAAGAG